AAGCATAGCCACCCAGGCACAGGCTGCGCAGTCCCATAAAGCTCAGGAAGGCCAGCCACAAGCCCTGATTGCCCAGTGGTTGCAGGGCCCAGGCCAGCGGCAGGCTGAGCAGCAGTGCCAGCAGCATGGAGTCGCGCATCTCACGGGCGCGGGTGGCGCCGATAAACAGGCCGTCGAGTAGATAGCTCCAGACGGCGATCAGCGGCAGCAGGGCGAGGTACGGTAGGTAGACGAATGCGGTTTCGCGTACCGCTACGATATTGGTCTGCAGGCTGATAAACCAGTGCCCGCCCAGCAGAAAGAACAGCGCAAAACCCAGACTGGCGAGCAATGACCAGCCGCCAGCGACGATCAGCGTGCGCTTTAGCGCACTGCGATCACGCGCGCCCAGTGCGTGTCCGCACAGCGCCTCCAATGCATGGGCCAGACCATCGAGGGCATGGGCGGCGAGCAGCAAGCCGTTAAGCAGCAGGGCATTGGCCGCTACCGTCTCATCGCCCAGGCGGGTGCCTTGCACGGTGACCAGAAAGAACACCGCCTGCAGCGCCAGGGTGCGGATAAAGATGTCGCGGTTTACCGCCAGCAACGGCCGCCAGTTCAACCAGCGGCGCAGCGCCGCCCAGTCCAGCGTGCCGGCATAGGCGCGCAGGGCGCGGCGGGCCAGGTACAGGCCAAGCAGGGCGCCGCTCCATTCGGCAATCACCGAGGCCCAGGCCGCGCCGGCCACGCCCCAGTGCAGGCCGAGGACAAACAGCAGGTCGAGGGCGACATTCAACAGGTTGGTGGTCAGCAGAATGGCTAGCGGGCCACGCGCGTTCTGTGTGCCCAGCAGCCAGCCAACCAGGGCATAGGTGGCCAGTGCTGCGGGCAGACCAAGCAGGCGGATATACAGGTAGTTGCGCGCCAGTTCATCGAGTTGCGCGGAAGGCTGCATCAGCGCCAGTGCGGCGCTGCTCAGGGGAATGGCCAGGCTGATCAGCACCACCGCCAGCAGCACGCCAAGCAGCAAACCCTGTAGCAACACCCGACGCAGCGCGCCTCCGTCGTTACGTCCGGCGGCTTGAGCGCTGAACCCGGTGGTGCCCATGCGCAAGAAACCCACTGCCCAGGTCAGCAAGGTGTACAGGCTGCCGCCCACAGCCACGGCGGCCAATTGGTGGGCGTGCGGCAAATGGCCGATCACCGCACTGTCTACCAGCGCCACCAGCGGCACTGAGAGGTTGCAGAGGATCATCGGTGCAGCCAGTGCCCAGACCCGTTTATGGGTGGGCGTGTGCTGCCAGGCATCGCGTAAGGCGTTTATCAAATGTGCTCTCAAACTTGATTGGCGGTAGCTGCAACAAAATGCGCGGGCGTATGTCACAGGCGGGTTATTAAACACTGATCGACAGGCGTGCGCTGCCAAGCAATTTTGCATGTGTACGCGTAGAACCTGTTTATGGTCTTGCGAGCTAGAACCCTGCAAGGCAAAGGCAGGCGAAGACGCGGAGTGTACGAGTTGTACATGAGTATCCGAGCCTGACTTTAACGCCGCAGGGCCGACGCGCAGCAGATCGTTAACAGGTTCTTAGTTGTCGGTGAGCGCCTCGACTATAGTGTCAGGCCTCTGCACCTACCCTTGTTGGAGCCCGCAATGCCGAAGAATGGACTGCTTCTGGCACTTGTCCTGAGCCTGCTCAGCGCCTGTGATTCATCCACCCCTGGGCCAGCCGAAGTGACGGCGACCCAAGCCCCGCCTGTTAGCAGCGAGGCTGCCAAGCCGGCGGTCGACCGCAAGGCGTTGGCCGAGCGCTACGC
This DNA window, taken from Pseudomonas sp. SG20056, encodes the following:
- a CDS encoding MATE family efflux transporter; this encodes MNALRDAWQHTPTHKRVWALAAPMILCNLSVPLVALVDSAVIGHLPHAHQLAAVAVGGSLYTLLTWAVGFLRMGTTGFSAQAAGRNDGGALRRVLLQGLLLGVLLAVVLISLAIPLSSAALALMQPSAQLDELARNYLYIRLLGLPAALATYALVGWLLGTQNARGPLAILLTTNLLNVALDLLFVLGLHWGVAGAAWASVIAEWSGALLGLYLARRALRAYAGTLDWAALRRWLNWRPLLAVNRDIFIRTLALQAVFFLVTVQGTRLGDETVAANALLLNGLLLAAHALDGLAHALEALCGHALGARDRSALKRTLIVAGGWSLLASLGFALFFLLGGHWFISLQTNIVAVRETAFVYLPYLALLPLIAVWSYLLDGLFIGATRAREMRDSMLLALLLSLPLAWALQPLGNQGLWLAFLSFMGLRSLCLGGYAYRLTRADQWFAPSPSGAPHAQP